One part of the Sphingobacterium sp. LZ7M1 genome encodes these proteins:
- the rpsO gene encoding 30S ribosomal protein S15: MYLSKEYKADIFQEFAGAAENTGSAEGQVALFTKRIAHLTGHLKSNRKDFNTQRSLQKLVGKRRSLLAYLYKKDIERYRAIIKALGLRDIIK, from the coding sequence ATGTATTTAAGTAAAGAGTACAAAGCTGATATCTTCCAAGAATTTGCAGGAGCAGCTGAAAACACAGGTTCTGCAGAAGGACAAGTAGCTTTATTTACAAAAAGAATTGCTCACTTAACTGGGCACTTGAAATCAAACAGAAAAGATTTTAACACACAACGTTCCCTACAAAAATTAGTAGGTAAGCGTCGTTCATTATTAGCTTATTTGTACAAAAAGGATATCGAAAGATACCGTGCTATCATCAAAGCATTAGGCTTACGTGATATCATCAAATAA
- a CDS encoding GH92 family glycosyl hydrolase, with the protein MKLHYKSFAIIFATGLLSLPVTKVAAQQYTKYVDPFIGTGGHGHTFPGATVPFSLVQLSPDNGKNGWDWVSGYHFSADSIAGFSHMHLSGTGIGDWLDIAIMPLNQPVNKKDFDTRIKFSHNNEKASPGYYEVRLDNGIQARLTSTERVGLHNYTFPKNTEPTIRLDLGHAYNWDRPMDTEIKILNDSTAIGKRYSYGWANQQHIYFAIRFNKPFNSYLLNGNKTNEKQISQLNNSRQGPVNAVNAQFIFQKIDQVDLKVALSTSSAEKAVDALNEIPNWDFNQVKSNAENQWEKELGKIKVESTDETLKKIFYSALYHTAVSPTLYSDQDGEYKNYKGEFHKMNNAGQRYTLFSLWDTFRALKPLLTITQSERYTDMMNSMLAFYDENGLLPVWDLSTFETNTMTGYHAVPVLADAVLKDIPGIDQEKAFKAMLASANQKIREVPDYIEYGYVPQDVNGGSVTSTLEYAFDDYCISLVAKKLGKKKEFEEYTKRAKNYIHLFDPNSGFMRAKLKNGKFVEPFDPFYSEHEFSKSQYIEGNAWQHSFFVPHDVRGLAKLFPKKDGLDKMLDTLFTAPSYMTGENQSPDASGFIGQYAHGNEPSHHIAYMHSYLGKPWKTQEKVRAIIDSMYHERPDGYAGNEDAGQMSAWAVWSMMGLYPASPVNGEYVFGSPALDKSDITMPNGKTFSIIAKNNSKKNIYIKSITLNGKPYKKTYITHKDMLKGGTLEFQMSDVPNQKFGTKKKSLPTSMEN; encoded by the coding sequence ATGAAATTACATTATAAATCATTTGCAATTATTTTTGCAACAGGATTACTGTCTCTTCCTGTAACCAAAGTCGCCGCTCAGCAATATACAAAATATGTTGACCCTTTTATCGGAACGGGTGGTCATGGTCACACTTTCCCAGGTGCTACTGTCCCCTTTTCTTTAGTGCAGCTATCTCCTGATAATGGAAAGAATGGTTGGGACTGGGTGAGTGGCTACCATTTCAGTGCAGATTCCATCGCTGGATTCAGCCATATGCACCTCAGCGGAACGGGTATCGGCGATTGGCTGGATATTGCCATCATGCCCTTAAATCAACCTGTCAACAAAAAAGACTTCGATACCCGAATAAAATTCTCGCACAATAATGAAAAAGCTAGCCCGGGATATTACGAAGTGAGATTAGACAACGGGATACAAGCTAGACTAACATCTACTGAACGCGTAGGACTACACAACTACACTTTCCCAAAAAACACCGAACCAACCATCAGATTAGACCTGGGTCATGCCTATAACTGGGATAGACCAATGGATACCGAAATCAAGATCTTAAATGACAGTACGGCAATTGGTAAAAGGTATTCTTATGGCTGGGCGAATCAACAGCATATTTATTTTGCAATCCGCTTCAATAAACCATTTAACTCTTATTTATTGAATGGAAACAAAACCAATGAAAAACAGATTTCTCAACTCAACAATTCAAGACAAGGCCCGGTTAATGCAGTAAATGCACAATTTATTTTCCAAAAGATAGATCAAGTGGATCTCAAGGTTGCTCTTTCAACCTCATCAGCAGAAAAAGCAGTGGATGCTCTAAATGAAATACCGAATTGGGATTTTAACCAGGTGAAATCGAATGCCGAAAACCAATGGGAAAAAGAATTAGGAAAAATCAAGGTAGAATCTACCGATGAAACTTTGAAAAAAATCTTTTATTCCGCATTATACCATACTGCTGTTTCCCCAACCCTTTATTCAGATCAGGATGGTGAATACAAGAACTACAAAGGGGAATTTCATAAAATGAATAATGCCGGCCAACGTTACACATTATTTTCACTTTGGGACACCTTCCGTGCATTAAAACCCTTACTAACTATCACGCAATCTGAACGCTATACAGATATGATGAACAGCATGTTAGCTTTCTATGATGAAAATGGATTGCTCCCGGTTTGGGACCTTAGCACATTTGAAACCAATACAATGACTGGCTATCATGCTGTCCCTGTACTTGCAGATGCTGTATTAAAAGATATCCCAGGAATCGATCAGGAAAAAGCGTTTAAGGCAATGCTAGCAAGTGCTAATCAAAAAATTAGGGAAGTCCCTGATTATATTGAATATGGATATGTTCCGCAAGATGTAAACGGCGGATCAGTGACATCAACGCTGGAATACGCATTTGATGATTATTGCATTTCCTTGGTTGCCAAAAAACTAGGAAAGAAAAAGGAGTTTGAAGAATACACTAAACGCGCTAAGAATTACATCCACCTTTTCGATCCTAACTCTGGTTTTATGCGGGCAAAATTGAAAAACGGAAAATTCGTTGAACCCTTTGATCCGTTCTATTCAGAACATGAATTCTCAAAAAGCCAATATATCGAAGGAAATGCTTGGCAACACTCCTTCTTTGTCCCTCATGACGTTAGGGGGTTAGCTAAATTGTTTCCTAAAAAGGATGGTCTAGACAAGATGTTGGACACCTTATTCACTGCCCCATCCTATATGACTGGAGAAAACCAATCACCTGATGCAAGTGGCTTTATCGGTCAATACGCTCATGGAAACGAACCGAGCCATCATATTGCCTACATGCATTCCTACCTAGGGAAACCATGGAAAACACAGGAAAAAGTTAGAGCCATTATAGATTCCATGTACCATGAAAGGCCAGATGGATATGCAGGAAATGAAGATGCAGGTCAAATGAGCGCTTGGGCAGTTTGGTCGATGATGGGCTTATACCCTGCTTCTCCTGTAAATGGAGAATATGTATTCGGAAGTCCAGCCCTTGACAAATCTGATATTACAATGCCAAATGGCAAAACATTCAGCATTATTGCCAAAAACAACTCTAAAAAGAATATTTATATCAAATCCATTACTCTGAATGGAAAACCATACAAAAAGACCTATATCACCCATAAGGACATGTTAAAGGGCGGAACTTTGGAATTCCAGATGAGCGATGTCCCGAATCAAAAATTTGGAACAAAAAAGAAATCTTTACCTACTTCAATGGAAAATTAA
- a CDS encoding acyltransferase family protein has product MKQRYYSLDVFRGATVALMILVNNPGTWSHMFAPLKHAPWHGCTPTDLVFPFFLFAVGNAMSFVIPRLQEAGDGIFWKKVIKRTILIFLIGLGLNWFPFVHWSDGVLQFREWVNSSNPEQGVRILGVLQRIAIAYFFASILAYYFKPRTLIFISAAILLGYWGLCAFLGTGDPYSLEGWFGTAIDKQILGVAHMYKGEGVPFDPEGLMSAMPAVVQVVFGYLAGVFIKKQGQVDWLWTKVPQTNEPHFKLLSGMFVTGFILLVLAWTWSLGFPINKKIWTSSYVLYTTGLGILTIGTMIWYIEVQGVKNWLTRFFDVFGKNPLFIFVLSGLLPKTLGLIRIPMGVNDLGETTFGSPLTWFYKNVCAQIPGIPEIGSFAYSLCFLVVMWAICYWLDQKKIYIKV; this is encoded by the coding sequence ATGAAACAGCGCTATTATTCATTAGATGTCTTTAGGGGAGCGACAGTTGCCTTAATGATTTTGGTTAACAACCCGGGGACCTGGTCGCATATGTTTGCTCCATTAAAGCATGCGCCTTGGCATGGTTGTACCCCTACGGATTTGGTTTTTCCTTTTTTTCTATTTGCAGTAGGAAATGCGATGTCATTTGTGATCCCGAGATTACAGGAGGCTGGCGATGGCATATTTTGGAAGAAAGTGATCAAGCGGACGATATTGATCTTTTTGATTGGATTGGGATTGAACTGGTTTCCATTTGTCCATTGGTCTGATGGGGTTCTACAATTTAGGGAATGGGTAAATAGCAGTAATCCTGAACAGGGAGTTCGGATTTTAGGAGTACTGCAGCGAATTGCCATTGCTTATTTCTTTGCCTCAATTTTGGCTTATTATTTTAAACCTAGAACTTTAATATTTATATCAGCGGCGATCCTTTTAGGTTATTGGGGATTATGCGCCTTTTTGGGAACAGGAGATCCTTATTCATTAGAAGGATGGTTTGGTACTGCGATAGACAAGCAAATTCTTGGGGTGGCCCATATGTACAAAGGAGAGGGTGTGCCATTTGATCCAGAAGGATTAATGAGTGCTATGCCCGCTGTTGTTCAGGTGGTATTCGGTTATTTAGCTGGAGTGTTTATCAAAAAGCAGGGTCAAGTAGATTGGTTATGGACAAAGGTACCACAGACCAATGAACCACATTTTAAGCTGTTGTCTGGGATGTTTGTAACCGGGTTTATTCTATTGGTCTTGGCATGGACCTGGTCATTAGGATTTCCAATCAATAAAAAGATCTGGACAAGTTCATATGTTTTATATACCACTGGCCTAGGAATTCTGACAATTGGAACCATGATCTGGTATATAGAAGTGCAGGGAGTTAAGAATTGGTTGACACGATTCTTTGATGTGTTTGGGAAAAATCCACTTTTTATCTTTGTTTTAAGTGGGCTGTTGCCGAAGACCTTGGGTTTAATCCGTATTCCGATGGGAGTGAACGACCTTGGCGAGACTACATTCGGTAGTCCATTAACCTGGTTCTATAAAAATGTATGTGCACAGATTCCAGGAATACCCGAAATCGGTTCGTTTGCCTATTCATTATGTTTTCTGGTCGTTATGTGGGCAATTTGTTACTGGTTAGATCAAAAGAAAATCTACATTAAAGTATAA
- a CDS encoding DUF493 domain-containing protein, with protein MEELNNNINIKDIQDDSNNQDFYKNFKDKLIEVEQFPTIYTFKFIVKSDSDQAEKVKGLFTHASAKFSEKKSSGGKYTSISIENYVNNADEVINYYKKVGEIPGVMML; from the coding sequence ATGGAAGAATTAAACAACAATATTAACATCAAGGACATACAAGACGACAGCAACAATCAAGACTTTTACAAAAACTTTAAAGATAAATTGATTGAGGTAGAACAGTTTCCGACCATCTATACTTTCAAATTCATCGTAAAATCGGATTCTGACCAAGCTGAAAAGGTTAAAGGATTGTTCACTCATGCCTCAGCTAAGTTTTCAGAGAAAAAATCATCAGGAGGAAAATACACTTCGATTTCAATCGAAAACTATGTAAACAATGCCGACGAAGTAATCAACTATTACAAAAAAGTGGGGGAAATCCCTGGTGTAATGATGTTATAA
- a CDS encoding glycoside hydrolase N-terminal domain-containing protein, whose amino-acid sequence MKNLLNLILLLFPCFLIGQESDLKLWYQQPAVKWTEALPLGNGRLGAMVHGRYDHELFQMNEESLWAGSPINNNNPESASHLKEIQDAIFRNQFDLAKELATKYMVGTPARIRSYQPLGNVRVEYDWGKDKVEEYSRVLNLNEGVHRTAFTIHSNKITQTSYIPSVGDALFLKWESRAAISFTVKLDRSRDVNEYGTWKNGAYYTGQIQDSVKKDAGPAGSHMQFAAGLMVKSIEGEYEVFSDDTGSGIRFKDVKKLELVYTGITDYELEELSFTGEKNLKSIIQSKLNHIQADQTQDYYRSHVHEHRSMFERVKVAINSSGESNFPTDQRLKAFSGGQEDFGLPVLFYQYGRYLLMSSSRSPGRLPANLQGIWNQEYEAPWNSDFHTNINLQMNYWPAESGDLGETSVILANFMKELMKPGERTAKEMYAARGWTIHHLTDPFGRTGVADGVWGVSPMAGPWMTFPVYRHFAFSQDRTYLKNVAYPILRGSLLWVLDFLIKSPEGYLVTNPSHSPENEFKTMVDGKEVRSQLSYMSTIDIEIILELFDNFEEAAKLLKEDKELLARIKEVRKQLPPIRVGKNGGIQEWIHDYDEVEPGHRHMSHLLGLYPGNSINPNDPKLFEAAKKTIENRLTSGGGHTGWSKAWIVNFYARLYDGEQANKHLKELIGKTCLPNLFSTHPPFQIDGNFGGAAGFAEMLVQSQNGEIHLLPAVPVSWKSGSVDGIKTRGDKKVSFKWENNRIISLTVQAKAAEKIKVRFGKVVKEFKVKEGLNTLTLN is encoded by the coding sequence ATGAAAAACCTACTAAACCTAATCCTTTTATTATTTCCTTGTTTTCTGATCGGTCAGGAGTCTGATCTAAAGTTATGGTATCAACAACCAGCTGTCAAGTGGACAGAAGCATTGCCATTGGGTAATGGTCGTCTTGGGGCGATGGTTCATGGTCGATATGATCATGAGCTGTTCCAGATGAATGAGGAGAGCCTATGGGCAGGAAGCCCAATCAATAACAATAACCCAGAATCTGCCTCGCACTTGAAGGAAATCCAAGATGCCATATTTAGAAATCAATTCGATTTGGCTAAGGAGTTGGCAACAAAATATATGGTTGGCACTCCTGCTAGGATCCGATCCTATCAGCCTTTGGGAAATGTAAGAGTGGAATACGATTGGGGGAAAGATAAGGTAGAGGAATATTCAAGAGTCCTTAATCTAAATGAAGGAGTTCATCGCACAGCATTTACAATCCATTCTAATAAAATAACACAAACTTCCTATATCCCTTCTGTTGGGGATGCATTGTTTCTGAAATGGGAGTCAAGAGCAGCAATTTCGTTTACTGTAAAGCTTGATAGAAGTCGAGATGTGAATGAATATGGGACATGGAAGAATGGAGCCTATTATACTGGACAGATTCAAGATTCAGTCAAAAAGGATGCTGGACCTGCCGGATCACATATGCAATTTGCAGCTGGACTTATGGTCAAGAGTATCGAAGGGGAATATGAAGTGTTCAGTGATGATACGGGGTCAGGCATTCGATTTAAAGATGTAAAAAAGCTTGAATTGGTCTATACCGGAATCACGGATTATGAATTGGAGGAACTTAGCTTTACAGGAGAAAAGAACCTGAAATCAATAATTCAATCTAAATTGAACCATATTCAGGCTGATCAGACGCAAGACTACTATCGAAGTCATGTTCATGAGCATCGTTCCATGTTTGAAAGAGTTAAAGTAGCTATAAATTCATCTGGGGAGTCAAATTTCCCTACAGACCAAAGGTTGAAGGCTTTTTCGGGAGGGCAGGAAGATTTTGGCTTACCGGTACTATTTTATCAATATGGTAGATATCTTTTGATGTCTTCAAGTCGTTCACCCGGCCGATTGCCTGCCAATTTGCAAGGTATTTGGAACCAGGAATATGAAGCACCCTGGAACTCTGATTTTCATACCAATATCAATCTGCAAATGAACTATTGGCCTGCGGAATCAGGCGATTTAGGAGAAACTAGTGTGATATTGGCGAATTTCATGAAAGAATTAATGAAACCGGGAGAAAGAACAGCAAAGGAAATGTATGCCGCCCGAGGTTGGACGATCCACCACTTGACTGACCCATTTGGAAGAACAGGGGTGGCTGATGGCGTATGGGGAGTCTCGCCGATGGCTGGTCCATGGATGACATTCCCGGTTTATCGTCATTTTGCTTTCAGTCAAGATAGGACATACCTGAAGAATGTGGCTTATCCTATTCTTAGAGGTTCCTTGTTATGGGTTTTAGATTTCTTGATCAAGTCACCTGAGGGGTATTTAGTGACGAATCCTTCTCACTCTCCTGAAAATGAGTTTAAGACCATGGTTGATGGCAAAGAAGTCAGGTCTCAATTATCTTATATGAGTACCATAGATATAGAAATCATTTTGGAGCTGTTTGATAATTTCGAAGAGGCTGCCAAATTATTGAAGGAGGACAAAGAACTGCTGGCACGGATTAAAGAAGTGAGGAAGCAATTGCCTCCAATCCGAGTTGGGAAAAATGGCGGAATCCAGGAGTGGATCCATGATTATGATGAAGTGGAGCCTGGACATAGGCATATGTCGCATTTGTTGGGTTTATATCCCGGGAATTCCATTAACCCTAATGACCCTAAATTATTTGAGGCTGCCAAGAAAACGATTGAAAACAGACTTACCTCAGGAGGTGGGCATACTGGTTGGAGTAAAGCATGGATTGTCAATTTTTATGCCCGATTATATGATGGAGAACAAGCTAATAAACATTTAAAGGAACTGATCGGGAAAACCTGCCTTCCTAATTTGTTCAGTACCCATCCACCGTTCCAGATTGACGGGAATTTTGGTGGTGCGGCTGGCTTTGCTGAAATGCTAGTTCAATCCCAAAATGGTGAAATTCATCTTTTGCCAGCAGTTCCTGTTTCTTGGAAGTCTGGTTCGGTAGATGGGATAAAAACTAGGGGAGACAAAAAAGTTAGTTTTAAATGGGAAAATAATAGGATTATTTCTTTAACTGTACAAGCAAAAGCTGCAGAAAAGATTAAAGTTCGTTTTGGGAAAGTGGTTAAGGAATTTAAAGTGAAGGAAGGGTTGAATACCTTGACTTTAAATTGA
- the pnp gene encoding polyribonucleotide nucleotidyltransferase gives MSYNEKKVTIEMGGGLAPIELSTGKLAKQADGSVVLKQGATMLLATVVSSKEPKAGADFLPLSVDYQEKYAATGRIPGGFLRREARLSDYEVLISRLIDRALRPLFPETYHADTQVMVSLISADKEIMPDALAGLAASAAIAVSDIPFNGPISEVRVAKIEGELVINPTVSALEKASLEFIVAGSAQDIVMVEGEAKEISETEMVEAIAFAHEAIKKQVAGQIELANLVGSQEKRDFNHEPSNPELKDAIYAATYEKVYEVAKSKSSKHERTEKFAEIGQSFFETMGDEIDEDTEFLMKKYYHDVQYDAVRNLVLDEGIRLDGRDVRTVRPIWTEVDYLPAAHGSAVFTRGETQSLTSVTLGAKDDEQMIDGAFFHGYNKFILHYNFPGFSTGEVRPNRGPGRREVGHGNLAMRSLKQVLPTEDNPYTIRVVSDILESNGSSSMATVCAGTLALMDAGVKIAAPVSGIAMGLITDEKTGKYAILSDILGDEDHLGDMDFKVTGTEKGIVGCQMDLKINGLKWEVLTQALDQAKEARLHILGEMAKTISAPREDYKPHAPRIIQILIDKEFIGAVIGPGGKIIQEMQRETGATISIEEVDNKGVVQIFADNKEAIDAALARIKAIVAKPEIGEIYEGKVKSIMPFGAFVEIMPGKDGLLHISEIDWKRLETMDGVFKEGDMVTVKLLDVDKQGKMKLSRKVLLPRPPREDKPKQENKPQGE, from the coding sequence ATGAGTTATAACGAAAAGAAAGTAACAATTGAGATGGGTGGCGGACTAGCTCCCATTGAATTGTCGACTGGTAAGTTAGCTAAACAGGCTGATGGATCAGTAGTTTTGAAACAAGGAGCAACGATGTTGCTAGCGACCGTGGTGTCGTCAAAAGAACCTAAAGCAGGTGCTGATTTTCTCCCATTATCAGTAGACTACCAAGAGAAATATGCGGCTACAGGTCGTATTCCAGGAGGATTTTTACGTCGTGAGGCAAGACTTTCAGATTATGAGGTTTTGATTTCACGTTTAATCGATAGGGCTTTACGTCCATTGTTCCCAGAAACTTACCATGCTGATACGCAGGTTATGGTAAGCTTAATTTCTGCGGACAAAGAAATTATGCCAGATGCATTGGCAGGTTTAGCAGCATCAGCAGCTATTGCTGTATCTGATATTCCATTTAATGGACCTATTTCAGAGGTTCGTGTTGCGAAGATTGAAGGAGAGTTGGTGATCAACCCGACTGTTTCAGCATTGGAGAAAGCATCTTTGGAATTTATTGTTGCGGGTTCTGCACAAGACATCGTGATGGTAGAAGGAGAAGCGAAAGAAATTTCGGAAACTGAAATGGTAGAAGCTATTGCTTTTGCTCATGAAGCTATCAAAAAACAAGTTGCTGGACAGATTGAATTGGCAAATTTAGTAGGATCACAAGAAAAACGTGATTTCAACCATGAGCCTTCTAATCCAGAATTGAAAGATGCAATCTATGCAGCTACTTATGAGAAAGTTTATGAAGTTGCTAAATCAAAATCTAGCAAGCATGAACGTACAGAGAAGTTCGCAGAGATTGGTCAATCATTCTTTGAAACTATGGGTGATGAAATCGATGAGGATACAGAATTCTTGATGAAGAAGTATTACCACGATGTTCAATATGACGCAGTTCGTAATCTTGTATTAGATGAAGGAATTCGTTTAGATGGTCGTGATGTTCGTACTGTACGTCCTATCTGGACAGAGGTAGATTATTTGCCAGCTGCTCACGGATCAGCGGTATTTACACGTGGTGAAACACAATCATTGACTTCAGTGACATTGGGCGCTAAAGATGATGAGCAAATGATCGATGGAGCTTTCTTCCATGGGTATAATAAATTCATCTTACACTATAATTTCCCAGGATTTTCAACTGGCGAGGTAAGACCAAATAGAGGTCCAGGTCGTCGTGAAGTTGGACACGGGAACTTAGCGATGCGTTCATTGAAACAAGTTCTTCCTACAGAAGACAATCCTTATACTATCCGTGTTGTTTCTGATATCTTAGAATCAAATGGTTCATCATCAATGGCAACCGTATGTGCTGGTACATTAGCATTAATGGATGCCGGTGTTAAGATTGCTGCTCCAGTTTCAGGAATTGCAATGGGATTGATCACTGATGAGAAAACAGGTAAATATGCGATCCTTTCGGATATCTTAGGTGATGAAGATCACTTAGGCGATATGGACTTTAAAGTTACAGGTACTGAAAAAGGTATTGTAGGATGTCAGATGGACCTTAAGATCAATGGTCTTAAATGGGAAGTTTTGACTCAGGCATTAGATCAAGCGAAAGAAGCTCGTCTACATATCTTGGGTGAAATGGCTAAGACTATTTCTGCTCCACGTGAGGACTACAAACCACATGCTCCACGTATCATCCAAATCTTAATCGATAAGGAATTTATCGGTGCTGTAATTGGACCAGGTGGTAAAATTATCCAAGAAATGCAACGTGAGACTGGTGCCACTATTTCAATTGAAGAAGTTGACAATAAAGGTGTGGTTCAAATCTTTGCTGACAATAAAGAAGCCATCGATGCTGCATTGGCAAGAATCAAAGCGATTGTTGCTAAACCAGAAATTGGTGAAATCTACGAAGGTAAAGTGAAATCAATCATGCCATTTGGTGCATTCGTTGAAATCATGCCAGGTAAAGACGGATTATTACATATTTCTGAAATTGACTGGAAACGTCTTGAGACTATGGACGGTGTATTCAAAGAAGGTGATATGGTGACTGTAAAACTTTTGGATGTGGACAAACAAGGAAAAATGAAGCTTTCTCGTAAAGTTTTGTTGCCTCGTCCTCCAAGAGAAGATAAGCCAAAACAAGAAAATAAGCCGCAAGGCGAATAA